A single window of Bordetella genomosp. 11 DNA harbors:
- a CDS encoding DUF802 domain-containing protein, translating into MTRILYIAAFLVGLAVIGWIGAGYVGSNPLALAVTALIGVTYLAGTWELRRYQQATSSLADALGRLSDAPAGLAGWLDQLHPALRGPVRLRIEGERVALPGPSMTPYLVGLLVLLGMLGTFLGMVATLRGTGNALASATDLQAIRASLAAPVQGLGFAFGTSVAGVATSAMLGLLSALCRRERILAAQQLDTRIATTLRGHTLAHQREETFRLMQRQAETLPLLVDRLQAMMAGMEQRNQALNDNLAAGMAAMERQHAALSERLAAGQAALDQRLASGQDALNERLGSGQQAFHDKTEAAYTGLAAAVQQTLKDSAAESARLAATALQPVIEATMAGMARETAAWRDAVALAVQQQHETVTQAVERQHDALTRATDRQHEAITEATRRQHDAITQAASQQRDAIADAVQRQLEGMSARFETAAATVSELWRETLARHGQANDALAGDLRTTLQRFADTFEQRSAGLIDGVAAKLDGATAGMSAAWTDAMSRQEHANGQLARDNQQALAAVAAAFERHSAALLEKVEGHSSAVLDKVEGHSLSLLGRADTHSASLMEKAEGHLSSLADRIEAHASALRQGLEQHSSSLLDNVQQHSGALLQAVEDAQTRQQAALESRDQQRLDAWTAKLDAIAGGLHAQWRETGEQTAARQQEICETLSRIALDITEQTQARARDTIAEIERLVQAASEAPKAAADVVAELRQKLSDSMVRDNAMLEERGRLLDTLGTLLDAVNRASTEQREAVDALVSTSADLLARVGGQFTDTLEAETAKLADAAGQVSGSVVEVASLGEAFGAAVQAFGESNEKLMAHLQRIEGALEKSLSRSDEQLAYYVAQAREAIDLSVMSQKQILEDLQQLAAQRAAAGSEAA; encoded by the coding sequence ATGACCAGAATTCTTTATATCGCTGCTTTTCTCGTCGGGCTGGCCGTCATCGGCTGGATCGGCGCGGGCTATGTCGGGTCGAACCCTCTGGCGCTTGCGGTCACGGCGCTGATCGGCGTGACCTACCTGGCAGGTACGTGGGAACTGCGCCGCTACCAGCAGGCGACGTCTTCGCTGGCCGACGCGCTGGGCAGGCTGTCCGACGCGCCGGCGGGACTGGCGGGCTGGCTCGATCAACTGCATCCCGCCTTGCGGGGGCCGGTGCGCCTGCGCATCGAGGGCGAGCGCGTGGCACTGCCGGGGCCGTCGATGACGCCTTATCTGGTGGGCCTGCTGGTGCTCCTGGGCATGCTGGGCACCTTCCTGGGCATGGTGGCCACGCTGCGCGGCACCGGCAACGCCCTGGCGAGCGCCACGGATCTGCAAGCCATCCGGGCCTCTCTGGCGGCACCGGTCCAGGGCCTGGGCTTCGCCTTCGGCACCTCGGTTGCCGGCGTGGCCACGTCGGCCATGCTGGGGCTGCTGTCGGCCTTGTGCCGCCGCGAGCGGATACTGGCGGCCCAGCAGTTGGACACCCGCATCGCCACCACGCTGCGCGGCCACACGCTGGCCCATCAGCGGGAGGAAACCTTCCGCCTGATGCAGCGGCAGGCCGAAACCTTGCCGCTGCTGGTCGACCGCCTGCAAGCCATGATGGCGGGCATGGAGCAGCGCAACCAGGCCCTGAACGACAATCTGGCCGCCGGCATGGCCGCGATGGAACGCCAGCACGCCGCGCTGAGCGAACGGCTGGCCGCCGGGCAGGCCGCCCTGGACCAGCGGCTGGCATCCGGCCAGGACGCCCTGAACGAACGGCTGGGCTCCGGCCAGCAGGCCTTCCACGATAAAACCGAGGCCGCCTATACGGGGCTGGCGGCGGCCGTGCAGCAGACGCTGAAGGACAGCGCCGCCGAAAGCGCCCGGCTGGCCGCCACGGCCTTGCAGCCGGTGATAGAGGCCACAATGGCCGGCATGGCGCGGGAAACCGCCGCCTGGCGCGATGCGGTCGCGCTCGCCGTGCAACAACAGCACGAGACCGTGACGCAGGCGGTCGAACGCCAGCACGATGCCCTTACCCGCGCGACGGACCGGCAACACGAGGCCATCACCGAGGCCACCCGGCGGCAGCACGATGCCATCACGCAGGCGGCATCGCAGCAGCGCGATGCCATCGCCGACGCCGTCCAGCGGCAACTGGAAGGGATGTCGGCGCGATTCGAAACGGCGGCTGCCACGGTAAGCGAGCTGTGGCGCGAGACGCTGGCGCGGCACGGCCAGGCGAACGATGCGCTGGCGGGCGACCTGCGGACCACCTTGCAGCGCTTTGCCGATACCTTCGAACAACGGTCGGCCGGCCTGATCGACGGCGTGGCCGCCAAACTGGACGGCGCGACCGCGGGCATGAGCGCGGCATGGACCGACGCGATGTCCCGTCAGGAGCATGCCAACGGCCAGCTGGCGCGGGACAATCAGCAGGCGCTCGCGGCGGTCGCGGCCGCCTTCGAACGGCACTCTGCCGCGCTGCTGGAAAAAGTGGAAGGACATTCCTCCGCCGTGCTGGACAAGGTCGAAGGCCATTCGCTGTCCCTGCTGGGCCGGGCCGACACCCATTCCGCCTCGCTGATGGAGAAGGCAGAGGGGCATTTGTCCTCCCTGGCGGACCGGATAGAAGCCCATGCCTCGGCCTTGCGGCAAGGACTGGAGCAGCATTCGTCCTCCTTGCTGGATAACGTCCAGCAACATTCGGGCGCGCTGTTGCAGGCCGTCGAAGACGCGCAGACCCGGCAGCAGGCGGCACTCGAATCGCGCGACCAGCAACGGCTGGACGCCTGGACGGCCAAGCTCGACGCCATCGCCGGCGGCCTGCACGCGCAGTGGCGCGAAACGGGCGAGCAGACCGCCGCCCGCCAGCAGGAGATCTGCGAGACCCTGTCCCGCATTGCACTGGACATTACGGAGCAGACGCAGGCCCGGGCCCGCGACACCATCGCCGAGATCGAGCGCCTGGTGCAGGCCGCGTCCGAAGCACCGAAGGCCGCGGCGGATGTCGTGGCGGAACTGCGCCAGAAGCTGTCCGACAGCATGGTGCGCGACAACGCCATGCTGGAAGAACGCGGCCGCTTGCTGGATACGCTGGGCACATTGCTGGATGCCGTGAACCGCGCATCCACGGAACAGCGGGAGGCCGTGGACGCGCTGGTGTCGACCTCCGCGGACCTGCTCGCCCGCGTCGGCGGCCAGTTCACCGATACGCTGGAAGCCGAAACCGCCAAGCTGGCCGACGCGGCCGGCCAGGTTTCCGGCAGTGTGGTAGAGGTCGCCAGCCTGGGCGAAGCCTTCGGCGCGGCCGTGCAGGCATTCGGCGAATCGAACGAGAAGCTGATGGCGCATTTGCAGCGCATCGAAGGCGCGCTGGAAAAATCCCTCTCGCGCAGCGACGAGCAATTGGCCTACTACGTGGCGCAGGCCCGCGAAGCGATCGACCTTAGCGTGATGTCGCAAAAGCAAATCCTCGAAGACCTGCAACAGCTTGCCGCGCAGCGGGCGGCAGCGGGTAGCGAAGCGGCATGA
- a CDS encoding DUF2894 domain-containing protein, whose product MTDDSHRDASVRDPAALLAAWREQGADRLDPVRFRFIEAMARCAAVRHGHARRVLDEKLEKLLQAYRKELEARRMPAGDEPGDAGGAAAPAAACHGAGPLAELTGYIAMRKREARTDDRAAGDADGGQGAAVYPELPLLDYFRDTWSRYSARRQLKHSEERVPENAGPLNSSLLVHRTLSLMREVSPEYLHRFLSYVDALSWMEQATRVDLVADKDGARGAATRKAPRGASR is encoded by the coding sequence GTGACGGACGACTCTCACCGCGACGCGAGCGTCCGCGATCCCGCCGCGCTGCTGGCCGCATGGCGCGAGCAGGGCGCCGATCGCCTGGATCCGGTTCGCTTCCGTTTCATCGAAGCGATGGCGCGGTGCGCGGCCGTGCGGCATGGACATGCGCGCCGCGTGCTGGACGAGAAACTGGAAAAGCTCCTGCAGGCCTACCGGAAGGAACTGGAGGCGAGACGGATGCCCGCCGGGGACGAACCCGGCGACGCCGGCGGTGCGGCCGCGCCGGCCGCGGCATGCCACGGGGCCGGCCCGCTGGCCGAATTGACAGGCTATATCGCCATGCGCAAGCGCGAAGCGCGCACGGATGACCGCGCGGCGGGTGACGCGGACGGGGGGCAGGGCGCAGCGGTATATCCGGAACTGCCTCTGCTCGATTACTTTCGCGATACCTGGTCGCGCTACAGCGCCAGGCGGCAGTTGAAGCACTCTGAAGAGCGCGTGCCGGAAAACGCGGGCCCGCTGAATTCCAGCCTGCTCGTGCATCGCACGCTGTCGCTGATGCGAGAGGTCTCTCCCGAATACCTGCATCGCTTCCTATCCTATGTCGATGCGCTGTCCTGGATGGAACAGGCCACGCGCGTCGATCTGGTGGCCGACAAGGATGGGGCGCGCGGCGCTGCCACCCGCAAGGCACCGCGGGGCGCTTCCCGCTAG
- a CDS encoding SMP-30/gluconolactonase/LRE family protein: protein MTLAKSLNSLARIVAACLAIAVIQGCATRQESNESLVPMFQGQRVWNGVTVTPEGRVFVSYPQADSAGMQVAELDAQGRPYPFPDASWNGPQTWAPGTVGSGYVHVNALRVGPDGKLWIVDAGAPGMGQPAVKGGARLFRFDPQTRQLLQTYDLAAAVHPYSYVDDVRFNGNHAYLTDAGAPGLIVLDLRTGATRRVLDNNNATTAMRPLRADGRAVLDPKGQPVRVHADQLEVSPDGQWLYFQPASGPMARVATRWLNDPAVSEKEIASHVELAWADTPSTGGTAIDAQGNLYTTDTDKRRILRITPQGKISTLIQDDRLVWADALWIDRDGYLWIPASQLNLTPGFNDGRMQVRYPVWIYKLRTQARPSPLDHP from the coding sequence ATGACGTTGGCAAAGTCCTTGAACAGTCTGGCCCGCATCGTGGCGGCCTGCCTGGCGATCGCCGTCATCCAGGGATGCGCGACACGACAGGAAAGCAATGAATCGCTGGTGCCCATGTTCCAGGGCCAGCGCGTCTGGAATGGCGTGACGGTGACGCCCGAGGGACGCGTGTTCGTCAGCTATCCGCAGGCGGATAGCGCCGGCATGCAAGTCGCCGAACTCGACGCCCAGGGCCGCCCCTATCCCTTTCCCGATGCCAGCTGGAACGGTCCGCAGACCTGGGCCCCGGGCACCGTGGGCTCGGGGTATGTCCATGTGAACGCGCTGCGCGTGGGGCCTGACGGCAAGTTGTGGATCGTCGATGCCGGGGCGCCCGGCATGGGCCAGCCGGCGGTGAAGGGCGGGGCGCGCCTGTTCCGCTTCGATCCGCAGACCCGGCAACTGCTGCAGACCTACGATCTTGCGGCGGCCGTGCATCCGTACAGCTATGTCGACGACGTCCGCTTCAATGGCAACCATGCCTACCTGACGGATGCCGGGGCGCCGGGATTGATCGTGCTCGATCTGCGGACGGGCGCCACACGGCGCGTGCTGGACAACAACAATGCCACCACGGCCATGCGCCCCCTGCGTGCCGACGGCCGCGCGGTGCTCGACCCCAAGGGCCAGCCCGTGCGCGTGCACGCCGACCAGCTGGAGGTTTCGCCTGACGGGCAGTGGCTGTACTTCCAGCCTGCTTCCGGCCCGATGGCCCGGGTGGCCACGCGCTGGCTGAACGATCCGGCCGTCTCCGAGAAGGAAATCGCGTCCCATGTCGAGCTGGCCTGGGCCGACACGCCCAGCACGGGCGGCACGGCGATCGATGCCCAAGGCAACCTGTACACGACCGATACCGACAAGCGCCGCATATTGCGCATTACGCCGCAGGGCAAGATCTCCACGCTGATCCAGGACGACCGGCTGGTATGGGCGGACGCGCTGTGGATCGACCGTGACGGCTACCTGTGGATCCCGGCTTCCCAATTGAATCTGACGCCGGGCTTCAACGACGGCCGCATGCAGGTGCGGTATCCGGTGTGGATCTACAAGCTGCGCACCCAGGCCCGGCCCAGCCCGCTCGATCATCCCTGA
- a CDS encoding DUF3348 domain-containing protein — protein MDPAPRRTGLSGPNLVRLLTRLTDIDVSEPRQSLADRLSLWLGWTDAIALSTVLNSNPPAAGEAAGETDSAEEQECARVRTALANAITEKNRAPKGADSHPRNRALAPASPARAPVDYAIYRQRYLSLQQTMETGIAGLRARLRTAMAGRTPAMTQLAAVDAIMEQALGAREHNALAAVPGLLETHFHRLRRAEAAALAEAESNGQAAVAKPGAWLDVFRQDMRGVLLAELDIRFQPVEGLLAALRAS, from the coding sequence ATGGATCCAGCCCCCCGGCGCACCGGCCTGAGCGGACCGAACCTGGTCCGCCTGCTTACCCGCCTGACGGATATCGACGTTTCGGAACCCAGGCAGTCCCTGGCGGACCGGCTCAGCCTTTGGCTGGGCTGGACGGACGCGATCGCGCTGTCCACCGTGCTGAACAGCAACCCACCCGCGGCCGGCGAAGCGGCGGGCGAAACCGATAGCGCCGAAGAGCAGGAGTGTGCCCGCGTGCGGACCGCGCTGGCCAACGCCATTACCGAAAAAAACCGCGCGCCCAAGGGGGCGGACAGCCACCCGCGCAACCGGGCCCTGGCGCCGGCCTCGCCAGCCAGGGCCCCCGTCGACTATGCCATTTATCGCCAACGCTATCTTTCACTGCAGCAGACCATGGAAACCGGCATCGCCGGCCTGCGCGCCCGGCTGCGCACCGCGATGGCCGGCAGGACGCCGGCCATGACGCAACTGGCCGCCGTCGACGCGATCATGGAACAGGCGCTGGGCGCGCGCGAGCACAACGCACTGGCGGCCGTGCCAGGGCTGCTCGAAACCCATTTCCACCGCCTGCGCCGCGCCGAGGCGGCCGCCCTGGCCGAGGCGGAGTCCAACGGCCAGGCGGCGGTCGCCAAGCCTGGCGCCTGGCTGGATGTCTTTCGCCAGGATATGCGCGGCGTACTGCTCGCCGAACTGGATATTCGTTTTCAGCCTGTCGAAGGCCTGCTCGCGGCGCTCCGCGCCAGCTAA
- a CDS encoding OmpA family protein: protein MSEEIDGGIEPTVPTWAVFGDLMSAALGAFVLILVGVIGLQMQLSAKLDEEVKQRQAETQRRQTLEQALAVPLAAGRVTLVNGRIGISGSVLFALNSNQLQPEGLEVLKSLAQPLSDYLRTRDEILMVSGFTDNQQVRGNTRGFADNWDLSAQRALTVTRALIDEGVDPGSVFAAAFGAEQPVASNDDAEGRAKNRRVEIAPVPRLSGQKQADHGQSEAARVPEGKVGQ, encoded by the coding sequence ATGAGCGAAGAAATCGACGGCGGCATCGAGCCCACGGTCCCGACCTGGGCGGTCTTCGGCGACCTGATGTCGGCGGCGCTGGGCGCTTTTGTCCTGATACTGGTGGGCGTGATCGGACTGCAAATGCAGCTTTCGGCCAAGCTGGACGAAGAGGTCAAGCAGCGCCAGGCCGAAACGCAACGCCGCCAGACACTGGAACAGGCATTGGCCGTGCCGCTGGCCGCGGGCAGGGTCACGCTGGTCAACGGCCGCATCGGTATCAGCGGCAGCGTGCTTTTCGCCTTGAACTCCAATCAACTGCAGCCCGAGGGACTCGAGGTGCTGAAAAGCCTGGCGCAGCCCTTGTCGGATTACCTGCGTACCCGCGACGAAATCCTGATGGTCAGCGGCTTCACCGACAACCAGCAGGTGCGTGGGAACACGCGCGGCTTCGCCGATAACTGGGACCTGTCGGCCCAGCGGGCCTTGACGGTGACGCGCGCCTTGATCGACGAAGGCGTCGACCCCGGATCTGTCTTTGCGGCGGCCTTCGGCGCGGAGCAGCCCGTGGCGTCGAACGACGATGCCGAGGGCCGCGCGAAAAACCGGCGTGTCGAAATCGCGCCGGTTCCCCGGTTATCGGGGCAGAAACAGGCGGACCACGGCCAGTCCGAGGCCGCGCGGGTCCCCGAGGGCAAGGTCGGGCAGTGA